The nucleotide sequence AGGGAGCTGTGATTAAGGGTTTTTCTGAAGCAATTGGGTAGTCCCATAGATGTCAGCTGAAGATAGCAGAATGAAAAGAATACCTAACATAGCAGAATAGAATACCTAACAACCCAAGAGTGAGGCAGTGAAGTCTAGGTAGTGTGAAGTAATCAAAAATCAGTGTATCACAAGCTCCCAGTAGGTAGGCATTGGGAAGGAGTTCTATCAAGCTGTTAGGAGTTTAGGGGTCAGTGCATCTAAGAAACGGGAAGAGGCTGaaggtctgagaaactgttcaagGTCAGAGGCTAGATGTGGGTATGTCTGGGAGTGTGTATAAGGAATCAGGATCCATTACACCCCCCCTTAGCACAGCATTTTACtgtccccttctcccttctccagtAACAGTGAGGGTCTCACCAATGGCTGTACAGAAGCCTGGGGTGGAGCTGAGAGGGATTGGGAGGGAGAAGCTGGTTCTGGTTGTATGCAGGCAGGATTCCTGGTGCCGGGCGTGAGTCACATGTGACACAGAGGGGACACCCCCTGCCCCACGTCGCCGCTGGTACTCAGGCTGTACACGCTCCTCGGTCTGTAAGCTGACTGAAAACTGGGAGCAAGAGATGTGTGCTAACAGGAAGTGCTGTCTGTAGGTGAGAGGACAGCCCAACCTCAAGCTGTTTTACAAAGGGACCCTGGATGACCCCACTATCCCCTTCTACATGCCACCCCTCTTTCTACAGGCCTTCCACCCTAGCCCTTCAACTCCAGCACCCAGCGGATAAGAAGCTCTGTTCCCTTCTTACCTGCAAACAAGCTACAGTTCCTTCCCCTAAGTTTAAGGTCCCCACCACGTCCTCGCCAAGTCTGTACACAGATTTGAAGATGCCAAACGTTCCAACTTTCCCTCGGCCATCACTGATATTATATAGATCTGGGGAGAATAGGATACTATAAGCCTGGAGTCTACACACTGGGGAACGTCTAGGACTGGGCACCACAGGCCAAAAGGTGGGGCTTTTCTTTATAATTGGAGGTGTGAGGTATCAGTGGATCCACAGAAGTGTGTGGTGGTTAGGAGACTGTCTGAGATGGGAATACAATGAGGGGAAGGATGGGGTAGGACAATTCTGAAAGAATTCTCACGGAGGCTGCGGCAGGATGTGGCAGCCATTAGGCGCTCCCCAGCCAGCTCAGCTAGCCATGAATCCTTCTTCCCACCTTCATCCTCCTCCAAGAATGGACTGGATGGGGCTACAGCCTCATCCTGGGGAAACCGGACATCCTGAAGGCCTAGAGAAAGAATGAGTGGAGAGGTAACGCTGAGAGGGAACAGAGATGACAGTAGAGGTTAGGGTTTTAGATTCCAACGTGAGACGGCTGAAGGTAAGGGGCGCCAGGGCTGAGGTGTACATCTCTATCTCCAGaaccctcccttccttcccaacTCCCGAGCACCATCACTGAGACCAGGAACTTTCCCTGCAGCCCCTCTTGCAAGTCCTCTAAGACAATTTCTGCTTTGACAAGGTCCTTCCCCAGCCCTTCCCTCCAGGAGCCCTTGCTTACCAGTCAGCACAAGAACCCTCAGAGGGACTCTGAGTAACGTGATGGGGGAGTTGACACGCTGGCAGCCAATGGTCAGTTTGTAGACGTACTTGACTGACTGACCCCGAAAGGAGGGTGGTCCCTCTATGGGCAGCACTTCACTGTAGGAGTCTGGTTGGGAAGTAGTTGTCAGGGCAGCCAGAGGCACCAGAGGAGTTCTCCCTCCAGGAGGCTTAGAAGGCAATTCAGGGATGGGGACAATCACTCACATGATTTGGACTCTCCAGGATCTAGCCTCAGGTCACAGAATAGAATTTTTGGTGGAGTAGAAAGGATACACTGACCCCTCTCACCTGAAAAAGGTAAGAATGACTAATTTAATGACCCATTGTCCAGTAGTGAACAAGACTAGCATGGCAAGTGGAGACAGTGAAAAGCTGCCAGGCCCTCTTTCCCTGCTGTGAAATGAGAATAGTCTTCTACCCCTACAGAAATAGTCATGCTCCCCAACATTCCCAGCACAACAGGGACTATAAGAACAAGAACAATTAACAACTTCACCCATGGGTGACAATGcctccacacacaccccccacaccccacctCTCCCAGGCAAATGCCCCTCTCTAACCTCGGTGTGGCAGAAAGACGGTCTGGCTGTCCGGCTGGACATCTGGCTGACTAGAGTCAGGGGGAGGCAGTGCTACTCGACTCTCACTGGCATGGAACTGGCAGTGGATCTGAGCACTGGCCCAGGCCAGGGCCTCACTgtgggaagaggaaaaggaggtaTTCGAGGTAGTTCCCGACCTCACAAATGCTTTTCCAAGCTCCCTATCGCACTGTCTTAACCAACAAGGTTAGATGACTGTCCTAGTGATCAGGAAATCCAGAACTCCAAAGAGAAACCATAAAGAGTAGCAAACTGTGGGTAAAAcggggaaagggggaggggaaggaaagcgCACAGCTATGTCATCCACATCTTCTGTTAAAGAGCCCTCTCCTACAATGAGAGCACAATGAGCAAAAGGAGGTAGTGTCGCTACAGGACAACCTGAGCTCTGCCTCAGCCCCAGAGATAATTCTGGCTTCTTCCCAGAAGGGCCACCACCTTCAGTGCCAGCATCCCCACCTGGATGCAGAAGTGGCCGTGGGGGGAAGGGGGTTGGTGACGGTCACTACACACTCCAGCGCCTCCCCAGCCAAAAATACAGGACCCCGGCTCAGCTCTGCTACCACTTCAATCATGGCAGCTCCGGAATCAGATCTAGAAGGAAACAAGGTGGGGCGGAGGTCAGCACCGTGACAGGGAGGAGCGTTGCGGTGAGCACCTAGGGCTGAGGACAGGGGTGGTCAGCACCGTGGTGCCCGAGGGAGCGCCTGGATATAGGAAGGGTAAGCGGGTGGCAGGGAGGCGGCTGAAGACTCAGTACTGCCCGGGGGAGGACGTCGCTCTGGGCCCTGGACCCCCGCCCCTGTGCGCCGGGTTCTTCTCCCTGGGCACCCCCGCGGAGTTGCCAAACTGGCCTCCGCTCCTCCTTTCCTCAAAGTTCCACGTCCCAGCCCAAGATCACGGCCGCCCGTCACCTCGCATAGTCGACACTAGGGATCAGGACCCCCAGGCCTCACCTGCCCGCCCCTCTGGGTCCCGGTTAGGTgcgcggcagcggcggcggcgacgTTGGCGGCAGCGTCCGGGGGGCGGTAGAGGCGGGACTTCCCTTCGGTCCTCCACCCTCCGCGGAGTCCCTTCCGGCCGGAAGCGCCCGGCCGGCCAGACCGGAAAGGGCTCGGGTTGTCCCGGCGCCCAGGGTCACCTTCCCACGGGCTGGCACCTGGGCGCGGGCGCTGCCCCGGAGCCGGCCTGCGGGACCTGGCGCCCAATCCTGGGGGACCCGGTGCCGTGGCCCAGGGGCCGGGCCGAGGTCCTGGGGGCGGTGCCTTCCGGGCCCGTCCCGGGGCGGTGCCTGGTGGGCTGGCCCCGCGGCTCCTCCCCTCTCTGCGGGCCCAGTCGCCCTTTGGCCGGGCGAGCTAATCATCGCGGCTCAATGACGACGAGGCCCGACCCTTCCCGTCCAGGACCTACAGAGACAACCGAAGGAGAGCCCAAGGCGGCTTCATTGCTGTCGCCGCCGCCACTGAAGCAAGAGCTCCCCGGCTCCACTGAAACACCAGCTCATCTAAGCTTTCCCCAACGCCCGGCCCTCCGGGACGATACCTAACAGCCACCGGCGCCCACATTTGGAATAGGCTGGCCAGATACTTAGTATCCGAGGGCTCGGAACTTGGGGCCATCGAGGTCATGGGGACCCAGGATCCAGGAAACATGGGAACTGGCGTCCCAGCCTCGGAGCAGATAAGCTGTGTCAAAGAGGATCCACAGGTTTATTGCCCTGAAGAGACTGTAGGCACCAAGGATGTGCAGGTTACAGACTGCAAGAGTCCCGAAGACAACCGACCCCAAAAAGAGACGGGCTGCTGCAATCCGGAGGACTCTGGGCAGCTGATGGCTTCCTATGAGGGTAAAGCTATGGGCTACCAGGTGCCTCCCTTTGGCTGGCGCATCTGTCTGGCTCATGAGTTTACAGAGAAGAGGAAACCCTTTCAAGCTAACAATGTCTCCCTAAGGAACATGATAAAGCATATAGGCATGGGCTTGAGGTGAGTAGACCCCATTGCCTAGAATGCCTTTGGCTTCACTTTGTTCTAGCTCAAAACTAGCAGAGGTGGGAAAGGGCAAGAAAGCAGTTGGGCTTCTTGTCCCAGTGAAGCGGCCCCTATCCCTGGCATATTTTAGGCCTATGGTTTTGGACCATGAGACCAGGTCACATCTCTTTGCAACACCATTCCCTCCCAGTGTTTTGTCTTTTCAGAAGGAAACAGTAGGAACATTTGGTCACGCAGTCAGCCTTTCCCATTCAGGCTCCTTCTCACATATTGGTTTCCAATGACTTCCCTTTGGGATTAGCTATACTTTGTGGCAAGGTAGGAAAGGATAATCTGGCTGCTGTGATACTAACACAATGTTGTTttatttgggggtggggagtcTCAACCCCTTACTTCCTGCAAACAGCTGGGACATTCTCTGTACCTCTTTAGGTACATTGTTAGAGTCCCAACACTACTGCTTCTTTCCTCAAGCTTTAGCTCCAGGGAGTAGGTAAGAGCCTCCCTGCCCTCAACTCTGAAGTGATGAAAAGGTGCTGTCATTCTATTCTGGGAGAGAGAGCTCTTGATATTAAGTCATTTATCAGAGAGGCACTGCCATAGATGTAGAACCCGTCTAGATCCCCACTGAGTTCAAAGACTAGTGATGAGGAGCCAGACCCACTAACAGGAACAGGTGGATGTGAGGACAGAAAGCATCACCCTGAGGTCATCCTGACTCAGTCTACACAATAAACACAGAACTGTGGAGGGAGGCATAAAGCTTGGGAAATCCTGCCCTGACAGCTTCTAGAGGAGACCCTTCATTTCCCCAGTAAGTGCTGTGGGGCTGTGATGGGGAGGTCAGTTATCTAACCCCAGCCCTGGGGAGTGGGAAGGGCCTGACGCTGCCTGCACATCTGGCTTTGCTGGTGCCTGTGGGTGGCCTGCAGCAGAGAAGAATCATCCCTCCAGGCTGCTTCTGAAATCAATTCAGTCCAAGTTTGACCCCAAAAGCTTTTGGGTCAAAATAGGATCTAGTGTACAGAGAGAAGTACACTGAGTTGCATGTGGTGGGAACAATGAGATCAAGAAAAGATGGGCATCCTAGCCTCTTAGCCCTTAAATATGAACTGAGTCATAGAGGCCTGAAGCTGTGCTCAACCCCCTGGACCCTGGCTCCCCATTCCAGGATAGAGTAGGGGGGACTGATACAAGGTTTTTGGAATAGGATGAGTTCCTGTGAGGAGAAAGCACAGGTGAGACAAGAATTCTAAGTGATAACTCTTGAGGTTGAAATTGTGGAGAAGGCCAAATAGGTCAGGAATGGCCAGCTACCATATTAAGGGAGTGAGAGAGCTCCTAAGACGGAGCTGAACTGGGGACACTCTGACCAGGAGCTCCAGCAAGACAGAGTTCTCTGGGCCTTACCTCGGTAAGAATTCAATTTCAATTGTTCTCCCTTCCAGCCAGAGTccactcattcaataaatatttattgagtgcttcttCCGTGCCAGATAGTCCTTTGTTCTGCCTATCCTCATAGATTGCAGTTACTCTCCCTGGTTGCCCTAATCCTCGGCCGCACCCTCCCTCTACCAGTCCTTTCTGGCCTCTAGTTTCAAAGTCCAATTTTCTCTAAGCTGGCAGAGAGGATTCTCTGCCTTCTTGTCATCCCATCCTttgtcttccttccctcttctttccaCCCCTAGAATGTgctgtcccttttttttttttttttttttgagacagtcttgcttttgtcacccaggctggagtgcaatggtgcgatctcagctcactgcaacctctgtctcctgggttcaagctattctcctgcctcagcctcccaagtagctgggattgcaggtgcccgccaccacatccggctaatttttttgtatttttagtagagacggggtttcaccatgttggccaggctggtcttgaactcctgacctcaggtaatccgcccacctcggcctcccaaagtgctgggattacaggtgtgagccacactgcacctggccgctgTCCCTATTCTTTAATCACATTTCTCCTCCTCTGCTCCAGTCTGTCTGTTATCTCTCTTGTGCCCCATCATTTGTATGTTCATTCATTTGTAAATTTGGCAAATATGCATTGACTGCAGACCATATGTCCTGCCCGGTGCTTGGACCTGAGGGTAATATTCAACTAGTCTTTGTCATTGTCCCTTTCCCCAAGGAACTTAAAAATATGTCAGCCTCACATGAGGAACACTGAAATAACAAGGCAATGTCTGATTAGGAATTGAGATAGCAGTTTGTATATATGAGTAATAATCATACCTGTACTTTATGGCTTTCTTATCTATTGTCATTTGATCTTTCAACCATTTTATTAGGTAGCTAGAGTAGGTGGtatcctcattttgtagatgaagaaactgggacTTAGGGGTTACTTACCCAATTATTTGGCTAGAAGTGGTGTGACTGAACAGTAGGCATAATGTGGTTAGGTAGGGAGGACAGTGGAAATGGGAAAGAGCCTGGCAAGGCAGGGGCTACTTGGTGAGGACCCATCTGGAATGAGAATTTGTAGGAAATAAGATTAGAAGATAGGCTGGGACAGATGTCAGAGCCTTGAAAACAGAATCATTTGCCTACTGAAAACAGCCTCAATCATTTGCCTCTTGGATACAGGGCTGTAGCAAGCCCAGGAAAATGTTGGGATTTTTTGAAGGCTTTACCGAGAGCAAAATCAGAAAGCTTCACGGTTTAAatgctgaattaaaaaaaaaaaaaaaaaaaaagacttgagagGAAATGcccagaaataaatataaacactGATTGTCTGTGGGTGAgatggtttttttccccctttcaccTTTcacaattagaaagaaaaatgatcattttaaaaagaagaaaggccacaagcggtagctcacgcctctaatcccagcactttgggagaccgaggcaggcagatcacctgaggtcaggagttcaagaccagcctggctaacatggtgaaaccccatctctactaaaaatacaaaaaaaaaaaaaaaatgtgccaggcatggtagtggacgcctgtaatcccagctacttgggaggctgaggcaggagaattgcttgaacacaggaggcggagtttgcagtgagccaagactgcgcgtcactgcactctagcttggacaacaaagaatgaaactctatctcaaaaaaaaataaataaataataaaaataaaaataagaaagttatcCCCAGCAGTCTATGCCTGTTTTGGAGGTAGGGGATTGGGGGTGGAGGCTGTAGGCCAGGAAACCATAAACGGTCCTTTCAGCACCTCAGACAGAAGCTCCTGATGTTGGAAGTAAAGCAGTGGTGGTGGCACTAGAGAGATAAGGAGAGATCAGAAAGCCCCTTCtgaggagaaaaaaggagagaaacaaaGCCACTCCTACACTTTAGCTGGGGTGACTGGGAAGATGAAGGGACCTTGAACTGTACAGAAAtcaagaggaagagagatttgAAAGCAGATGTCCTTGGGACATTTAATGGGAGgtcacagagacaggcaggtgaCAGCCTGTGAACAACTGCCCACCTGCCCCCTTCCACTCACATTGCCTCTTGCTCCTCAGGTACCTGCAGTGGTGGTACCGGAAGACCCAGGTGGAAAAGAAGACACCTTTCATCGACATGATCAATTCTGTACCCCTAAGACAGATTTATGGTGAGCCTCACCCCATCTGTGCTCTGCTCAGAAAAGGCCCAGCCTCCAGGTCTACCACAGTTAGGCAGAGGCTTCCAGTTTATGCAAATTGCACTGTTCCATTCCCTAGGTTTTCAGAAGAACCAGGCTTTATAGTCTAGAAAGTTAgaaatatgcttattttcctcTCCCAATACCCCACTAACCATCCTGATTTCTCTAGGTTGTCCCTTGGGTGGCATCGGGGGAGGCACTATTACCCGTGGCTGGAGAGGCCAGTTCTGTCGTTGGCAGCTTAACCCTGGAATGTATCAGCACCGGACAGTCATCGCTGACCAAGTAAgagccaggaggtggagaggCCAGGACAGTACCTCCCCAGGCCAAGAAGGAAGGACCTCTTGGCTAGTGTAGGAGGTAGCAGTTAGATGTGAATATGATTCAATCCAGTAAGTACTCTCAGGATGCTTCCTGTGTGCCCAGCCGTGTGCTAGGATATACTGTAGGAATaagacacacaca is from Macaca mulatta isolate MMU2019108-1 chromosome 15, T2T-MMU8v2.0, whole genome shotgun sequence and encodes:
- the RGP1 gene encoding RAB6A-GEF complex partner protein 2 isoform X4, whose product is MIEVVAELSRGPVFLAGEALECVVTVTNPLPPTATSASSEALAWASAQIHCQFHASESRVALPPPDSSQPDVQPDSQTVFLPHRGERGQCILSTPPKILFCDLRLDPGESKSYSYSEVLPIEGPPSFRGQSVKYVYKLTIGCQRVNSPITLLRVPLRVLVLTGLQDVRFPQDEAVAPSSPFLEEDEGGKKDSWLAELAGERLMAATSCRSLHLYNISDGRGKVGTFGIFKSVYRLGEDVVGTLNLGEGTVACLQFSVSLQTEERVQPEYQRRRGAGGVPSVSHVTHARHQESCLHTTRTSFSLPIPLSSTPGFCTAIVSLKWRLHFEFVTSREPGLVLLPPVEQPEPTTWTAEGSLGILTWDHL
- the RGP1 gene encoding RAB6A-GEF complex partner protein 2 isoform X3, giving the protein MIEVVAELSRGPVFLAGEALECVVTVTNPLPPTATSASSEALAWASAQIHCQFHASESRVALPPPDSSQPDVQPDSQTVFLPHRGERGQCILSTPPKILFCDLRLDPGESKSYSYSEVLPIEGPPSFRGQSVKYVYKLTIGCQRVNSPITLLRVPLRVLVLTGLQDVRFPQDEAVAPSSPFLEEDEGGKKDSWLAELAGERLMAATSCRSLHLYNISDGRGKVGTFGIFKSVYRLGEDVVGTLNLGEGTVACLQFSVSLQTEERVQPEYQRRRGAGGVPSVSHVTHARHQESCLHTTRTSFSLPIPLSSTPGFCTAIVSLKWRLHFEFVTSREPGLVLLPPVEQPEPTTWTGPEQVPVDTFSWDLPIKAGDVYKVRTLAPC
- the RGP1 gene encoding RAB6A-GEF complex partner protein 2 is translated as MIEVVAELSRGPVFLAGEALECVVTVTNPLPPTATSASSEALAWASAQIHCQFHASESRVALPPPDSSQPDVQPDSQTVFLPHRGERGQCILSTPPKILFCDLRLDPGESKSYSYSEVLPIEGPPSFRGQSVKYVYKLTIGCQRVNSPITLLRVPLRVLVLTGLQDVRFPQDEAVAPSSPFLEEDEGGKKDSWLAELAGERLMAATSCRSLHLYNISDGRGKVGTFGIFKSVYRLGEDVVGTLNLGEGTVACLQFSVSLQTEERVQPEYQRRRGAGGVPSVSHVTHARHQESCLHTTRTSFSLPIPLSSTPGFCTAIVSLKWRLHFEFVTSREPGLVLLPPVEQPEPTTWTGPEQVPVDTFSWDLPIKVLPTSPTLASYAAPGPSTSTITI
- the RGP1 gene encoding RAB6A-GEF complex partner protein 2 isoform X1, with translation MIEVVAELSRGPVFLAGEALECVVTVTNPLPPTATSASSEALAWASAQIHCQFHASESRVALPPPDSSQPDVQPDSQTVFLPHRGERGQCILSTPPKILFCDLRLDPGESKSYSYSEVLPIEGPPSFRGQSVKYVYKLTIGCQRVNSPITLLRVPLRVLVLTGLQDVRFPQDEAVAPSSPFLEEDEGGKKDSWLAELAGERLMAATSCRSLHLYNISDGRGKVGTFGIFKSVYRLGEDVVGTLNLGEGTVACLQFSVSLQTEERVQPEYQRRRGAGGVPSVSHVTHARHQESCLHTTRTSFSLPIPLSSTPGFCTAIVSLKWRLHFEFVTSREPGLVLLPPVEQPEPTTWTGPEQVPVDTFSWDLPIKRSAKKKLTVAQQGAVRSAAVWEARPGPALWAGAGGFEGLSSTRTQRSCQWPVALPPFPERGSSGHLGRRLDCGPSSAS